The DNA segment TCTCCGGCGTGGTCGGTCTGCTGTCCGCGCTGAACTGGCTGACGTCCTTCGACCGGGAGGCCATCGCCGCCTATGAGACCTCACTGATGGCGTACGCCCAGCAGGCCCTGGCCACGGTGCCCGGTCTTGAACTGCTGGGCTCCGCGCCCGACCGGATCGCCGTACTGACCTTCACCCTCGCCGGCCACGACCCGGCAGCGATCGCCGGCTGGCTGGACCGCGACGGCATCGCCATCCGCGCCGGCCATCACTGCGCCCAGCCGGCGCTGGCCCACTACGGCCTGGAGAGCGCGGCGCGTGCCTCGCTCGCGCTCTACAACACGTCCGAGGAGGTGGACAAGCTGGTGGCGTCGCTGCACCGACTACAGCAGTCCGCCTGATCCTGCTCCGTGCTGCGTCCGGGTTGCCGACCGGGGTTCCGGTCGGCAACCCGGCACCGGGGATCGAGCCTGTGGACAACGCGCCGGTGGCCTCGTCCGCGGGCCATACTGGGCACCTGGCAGCGAAGAGGGGGAGCAGAGCCATGACGGTGTCGCAAGGAGAGGCCCGGCCGCCGCACCGGGTCGATGACGTGTCGTCCGCCCGCTGGGTCGAGGAGGGGGCCGGCGGGTTCGACAGCGGGGTGCACGCCCTGCTGCCGTCGGGGTTCGAGACGTACGTACGGCTGCTGCATCCCAGCGAGCCGGCCGACGGCCGGTTCGAGCGGTGGGCGGAGGTCGCGCAGCGGTCCGGCCGCCGTCTGCATCCGCTGGCGCGCTTCGCGGAGGTGGCCGGACCGGGAGACGAGGCGCCGTGGCAGGGGTCGCTGCCCGAACACCTGCTGGCGGCGCTGTGCGCGGTGCTGAAGACGGAGACCACCACCCCGCAGCAGTGCCTCTTCGGGCTCTGGGAGGGCTGGGGCTGGCTCGATGACGAGGGGCCGAGGGTGCGGCTGAGCGGCCGTGCCTACGCGTTGTACGAGGGGCCGGTCGACGCGGCGACGGCACTGGGGGACCGCAGCGCGGGGGTCTTCTTCCCGCAGGCGCCGAATCTGTGGTGGCCACGGGACCGGGCCTGGTGTGTCGCCACGGACGTGGACCTCGACTCCACCTACCTCGGCGGGTCCGCCCGCCTGGCGGAGCGCTTGGCGGGCGACCCCCGCTTCGAGGTGTTTCCGGTGGCGCTCCACGACCGGATCGGCTGAGCCGCCCGTGGAGCGCCCGCCGCCGAGGAATCAGCGGCTTCGCGGGAGGTCCGTCAGCGCTTCTTGCAGGCGTTGATGCGGACCGTGTTGCTGGTGTGCTTCACCTGCTTGGTGCGCGGGGTGTAGCCGGGCGGGAAGGTGACCACGCCGACGGAGTACCCCGTGTAGTTCTGCCGCTTCACACAGCGGCGCGCGGCGTTCTGGCCCACCTTGCTCTTCCCGGCGTTGACCTTGTTGCCGCTCTGCTTGTACAGCCTCCCGTTCTTGTACAGGGCGACGCGGATGGCGAGTTGGGCCACCGGCTTGGAGCACTTGATATCGGCGGTGACGTTCACCATGTGCCGGTTGTCGGCGTGGGCGTGGTGGGAGTAGTGCGGGAGATGCGTAGTGATCTTGCAGGTGATCACGTCACCACTGCGGGCATCCACCGTCTGCACGGTGCGGGCGCCCACCGCGGTGCGGGATCCCCCGTCGGCCGGCGCCGAAGCGCCCGCGGTCCCCGCTCCCATGGTCAGGGCCAGCGCCCCGGTCAACGCCCCCGCTAGCAACGTCCGCTGTACGGTCTTCATGAAATTCCCCCTGTTTGGCGCCCGTTGGGGCGCACTGCTGACGGCGCCCCACCTCTCGAGAACAAGGGAGGTGAGGCGTGCTGGTGACAGCATCCCGTATCAGCGCGGCGGACGTGGGGGTATTTCACACATGCCCCCACAGCCCTCCCTCTTGGGGTCGCATTCGCGCGAACGCGGCATACCGCGTCCTTCGGCCCCTGCCCGTGGGGGGATCAGGCCACCGCGGAGATCACCGACGGCCCGACCTGTCGCGGTCCCGCCACTCCCGGGCCAGGACCGACCAGATCTCCATGTCGTGGCGCACGCCCCGGTACGGGAAGCTCTCCCGCAGTACTCCGTCCCGCACCATGCCGAGCCGCTTGGCGACGTTGATGCTCGCCGTGTTGCCCGAGGCCGCGACCCACTCCACGCGGTGCATCCCGCGCTGCTCGACCGCCCAGTCGATGAGCACCCGGATCGCGCGCGTGACCAGCCCCCGCCCGACGCCCGCCTCCTCCAGCCAGCAGCCGACCTCACAGGTGCCGGACGCGACATCGAACGTCTTGAACAGGACACCGCCGACGAGCACACCGTCCAGCCAGATGCCGTAGAGCCGGCCGATGTCGGCGGCCGCCTTGTCCGCGTAGGACTGCAGCAGCGCCGTGGCGGACGCGAGGTCGGTGACGCGGTCCGGCAGCCCGATGTACCGGCCGATGTACTCTCGGCCCCGGTCCATGTGCGCGAGGTACTCCGCGGCATGCCACACCTCCAGCGGCCGCAGCTCCGCACCGTCGTCACCCAACGAAATCGCGAACATCGCGTCCTCCCCCGCCTTCACTGTCTCGGTACGTTCACCGTCGTCCTGCTGCGCGCCCGCATCCGGGACGAGCAGCTCCGCGGCCGCCCGTGCGCCGCACCCGGCATCGTCGCACGTCGGCGCGCGCGAGCGGCCCGCCCCTCCCCCATTGCCACCGGGCGACGAAGGGCGAAGAGGATGATCGCGACGGGGACGGCCGGCCGGTCCCGACGAGGGCCGATCGGGTCGGATCCGACCGCGGCAGCCCGATGATTCCGTGCCGCGGCGGAAGTCTTACTCCGGACCGCACCCTACGGAAGGTGGAACGATGACCGGCCTGCAGCACATCCTGGAGACGTACATAGGCGACGGACCGGTGCCCGGCGCGGTGACCCTGGTGGCACGCGGCGACCGGGTCGAGGTGCAGGCCGTCGGCTCGTCCGACGCCGAGGGCAGCTCGCCGATGGCCAGGGACTCGATCTTCCGCATCGCTTCGCTCACCAAGCCCGTCGTCGCCGCGGCGGTGATGATGCTGGTCGAGGAGGGCCGGCTCGGCCTGGCGGATCCGGTCGCGAAGTGGCTGCCGGAACTGGCGTCACCGGCCGTCGTCCGCACGCCGGACGGACCGGTCGACCAGGTGCGGCCGGCCACCGGACCGATCACCGTGTTCGATCTGCTCACCTCCCGCGCCGGATACGGCTTCCCCTCGGACTTCTCGCTGCCGGCGGTCGGCCTGCTGTTCAGCGAGCTGAAGCAGGGCCCGCCGCAGCCGCAGCTCGTCCCGGCACCGGACGCGTGGATGGCGGCGTTGTCCCGCATTCCGCTGCTGCACCAGCCGGGCGACGGCTGGCTGTACAACACCTCCTCGGACATCCAAGGGGTGCTGATCGCCAGAGCCTCCGGCCGCCCACTGCCCGAGTTCCTGGCTGAGCGGCTGTTCGAGCCGCTGGGCATGGCCGACACCGGATTCGAGGTGCCGCCCGGCAAACTCGACCGGTTCACCA comes from the Streptomyces angustmyceticus genome and includes:
- a CDS encoding GNAT family N-acetyltransferase; translated protein: MFAISLGDDGAELRPLEVWHAAEYLAHMDRGREYIGRYIGLPDRVTDLASATALLQSYADKAAADIGRLYGIWLDGVLVGGVLFKTFDVASGTCEVGCWLEEAGVGRGLVTRAIRVLIDWAVEQRGMHRVEWVAASGNTASINVAKRLGMVRDGVLRESFPYRGVRHDMEIWSVLAREWRDRDRSGRR
- a CDS encoding serine hydrolase domain-containing protein yields the protein MTGLQHILETYIGDGPVPGAVTLVARGDRVEVQAVGSSDAEGSSPMARDSIFRIASLTKPVVAAAVMMLVEEGRLGLADPVAKWLPELASPAVVRTPDGPVDQVRPATGPITVFDLLTSRAGYGFPSDFSLPAVGLLFSELKQGPPQPQLVPAPDAWMAALSRIPLLHQPGDGWLYNTSSDIQGVLIARASGRPLPEFLAERLFEPLGMADTGFEVPPGKLDRFTSYYRVGPTGERELVDAPGGQWSSRPAFPSGAGGLVSTVDDWHAFARMLLAEGSVGGRRLLSPTSVRQMTTDHLTGAQREAGRLFLEGQGWGFGGSVDIGTIDPWNVPGRYGWVGGTGTTAHLVPSTGAVAILLTQLELSGPTAPPLMRDFWRYAAGV